In Lineus longissimus chromosome 13, tnLinLong1.2, whole genome shotgun sequence, one genomic interval encodes:
- the LOC135498180 gene encoding uncharacterized protein LOC135498180, whose product MSKLYRRIATTLCAIVGTFIIFQFMTTFCFNNHDKKDSIQFKNDIRTHNQRRNEKRVSRGVYSEDITIVTAYFDLGTFRKGNKNSRIFTKQMYERRLGEYGRLMNNVVAFFDDKHIYETFKTIRATQEKKTKIFLINRKALRSFQVINKVREILSYKGYPQFHPNTVVPEYGCSMNAKYELVELAAKENVFNTSYFAWFDGGFFQNQTDHLPFKLATPPGFDQSKVGYGQMLPLNSKLSPQEIFLTNQYSLCGCVFIARRDVMLRWTKLYRFYADLFLNRGLASTDEQVLYAMFSDKIDKPTIRIQRYWERPAKNVWSVLGYVMKDSWKNHQLGNTA is encoded by the exons ATGTCTAAATTGTATAGACGGATCGCAACTACTTTGTGTGCCATTGTAGGAACATTTATCATCTTCCAGTTCATGACAACATTTTGTTTTAACAACCACGATAAG AAAGATAGCATTCAATTCAAGAATGACATCAGGACACATAATCAGCGCAGGAATGAAAAACGAGTAAGTCGGGGCGTTTACAGTGAAGATATCACCATCGTGACAGCATATTTTGACCTTGGAACTTTTCGAAAAGGCAACAAAAATTCTCGAATATTCACCAAACAAATGTATGAAAGGCGCTTGGGGGAATATGGCCGGCTCATGAATAACGTAGTGGCATTCTTCGATGACAAACACATTTATGAGACGTTTAAAACGATCCGCGCGACACAAGAGAAGAAAACAAAGATATTTCTGATCAACAGGAAGGCGCTGAGGAGTTTTCAAGTGATTAATAAAGTGAGGGAGATCCTTTCGTATAAAGGCTACCCACAGTTTCATCCCAATACGGTTGTGCCTGAATATGGCTGCTCAATGAATGCCAAGTATGAACTTGTCGAGTTAGCTGCAAAGGAGAATGTGTTCAATACATCTTATTTCGCATGGTTTGATGGAGGATTTTTTCAAAACCAGACTGACCACCTTCCATTTAAGTTGGCTACCCCGCCAGGATTTGACCAATCGAAGGTTGGCTACGGCCAGATGTTGCCTTTAAACAGCAAGCTGTCTCCGCAAGAGATATTCTTGACTAACCAATATTCTCTGTGTGGATGTGTATTCATCGCCAGGCGTGACGTCATGCTAAGATGGACAAAATTGTATCGATTCTACGCGGACCTATTTTTAAACCGAGGGCTGGCCAGCACTGATGAACAGGTCCTTTATGCAATGTTTTCCGACAAAATTGACAAACCAACAATTCGAATTCAACGGTATTGGGAAAGGCCAGCTAAAAATGTTTGGAGTGTTTTGGGCTATGTAATGAAAGACAGCTGGAAGAATCACCAACTCGGTAATACTGCTTGA
- the LOC135498060 gene encoding cysteine-rich protein 1-like has translation MPKCPNCQKEVYFAEKVTSLGKDWHRPCLKCEKCSKTLSSGSHAEHEGKPYCNKPCYAALFGAGGFGHGGTESHKY, from the exons ATGCCGAAGTGTCCTAACTGTCAGAAGGAAGTATACTTTG CGGAGAAGGTGACCTCTCTGGGAAAAGACTGGCACAGACCTTGCCTTAAATGTGAAAAATGTAGCAAGACTCTATCTTCAGGCAGCCATGCGGAG CATGAGGGAAAGCCATATTGCAACAAGCCGTGCTACGCAGCGCTCTTTGGCGCCGGAGGATTCGGCCACGGTGGTACCGAATCTCATAAATATTAG